The following coding sequences lie in one Eremothecium sinecaudum strain ATCC 58844 chromosome IV, complete sequence genomic window:
- the ASK1 gene encoding Ask1p (Syntenic homolog of Ashbya gossypii ABR079C; Syntenic homolog of Saccharomyces cerevisiae YKL052C (ASK1)): protein MPGNSGTDTIEAGEPTMEQLDQEITLQLQKIDSNLSCCFNKITKEIIPHVTRYGAVCEDTLSSCSWLKEMFQKSADVQLLKEGALEEEEGKAGDGQPGATESIFPADEALAAAVARVKENVDVTTTGQVLAIPLSSDEDEVDAVSDKVTCAEDQDDNSTLQRQQKRRKLSLMLQQRYGSSSSSFVSRSPTMERTFPRLAGSSPNRDAHADNVSGRQDESTKEVQPPTRTVIRFQTEEGT, encoded by the coding sequence ATGCCAGGGAACTCCGGAACAGACACTATAGAGGCTGGGGAACCCACTATGGAGCAATTAGACCAAGAAATTACGCTTCAATTGCAGAAGATCGATTCCAACCTGAGTTGCTGTTTTAACAAAATTACTAAGGAGATCATTCCACATGTTACACGGTACGGAGCGGTATGTGAAGATACACTGAGTTCGTGTAGCTGGCTTAAAGAGATGTTCCAGAAGAGTGCGGATGTGCAGCTGTTGAAGGAGGGCGCGTTGGAGGAGGAAGAGGGGAAGGCTGGTGACGGTCAGCCAGGGGCTACAGAGTCGATATTTCCCGCGGACGAAGCGCTGGCAGCTGCAGTGGCGCGGGTTAAGGAAAACGTAGACGTGACTACGACCGGGCAGGTGCTCGCCATCCCGCTGTCCAGCGATGAGGACGAGGTCGACGCGGTGTCCGACAAGGTCACGTGTGCAGAAGACCAGGACGATAATAGCACCCTACAGCGACAGCAGAAGCGCCGCAAGCTATCCTTAATGCTGCAGCAGCGGTACGGGTCGTCATCGTCCTCGTTTGTCTCCCGGTCGCCGACGATGGAGCGAACCTTCCCACGCCTCGCCGGCAGCTCGCCCAATCGCGATGCACACGCGGACAATGTATCAGGGAGGCAAGATGAGTCCACCAAGGAGGTCCAACCGCCGACCAGAACCGTCATCCGCTTCCAAACTGAAGAGGGAACCTAA
- the MDM35 gene encoding Mdm35p (Syntenic homolog of Ashbya gossypii ABR078C; Syntenic homolog of Saccharomyces cerevisiae YKL053C-A (MDM35)): MGNIMSASFAPECTPLKEEYDKCFNHWYSEKFLKGQSRENECAEQWYTYMECVDKHLIKQGIKPALEEARKEAPFEKEGNTSEK; this comes from the coding sequence ATGGGTAATATCATGTCCGCAAGTTTTGCCCCAGAGTGCACTCCTCTGAAAGAAGAGTATGACAAGTGTTTCAATCATTGGTACAGTGAAAAATTCCTCAAAGGCCAGTCCAGGGAAAATGAATGCGCAGAGCAGTGGTATACATACATGGAGTGTGTCGATAAACATCTCATAAAACAGGGTATTAAGCCTGCGCTTGAGGAGGCCCGCAAAGAGGCTCCGTTCGAGAAAGAGGGTAATACTTCGGAAAAGTGA
- the DEF1 gene encoding DNA damage-responsive RNA polymerase-degradation factor DEF1 (Syntenic homolog of Ashbya gossypii ABR077C; Syntenic homolog of Saccharomyces cerevisiae YKL054C (DEF1)), translating to MSQQYKRNNKSKKSHVDSETKFKLDTLTELFPDWTNDDLIDLVNEFEDLETIIDKIATGAVTKWDEVKKPSKKDRQQHKEQTLAQHFSTTTEGEQINATPASSTTFSQSSQPQVQQQRAHHLASHTNSSAKSFSRQSSKFNNNQRSSKHQHQKKSKVPKENFKPATQPSKTAASSTSWAAMLSKKEEQKVQPNEENSVEESSETPEEALKGGSQLDKPADDQVLAAASVTTSHQQPQQQLDNSEQKPKKMTWAAIASKPPKHAEVGAKKQDPLDDVKKLKKAINQIAVEDSNAEVSESAINVEENNYTSQEVREEPANKGESSRHNAADEAFNTSPVITTKETNVSSTTSVNTSEPAAKDKHVNASVAATAPVSLPAEASHQAPQQVSFGSQEKEQVSQQPAAQQSQQQAPQHGYYQDQYTQQVPQQAQAQAAQAAQAQQYYMNHQFPGYTYPGMFDSQSGYPVYNQQQFGAAPQQGQQAQNGQTNQQTSSQSQQQQQQQQQQQYGIPPGYGQAGELAAQSPVSSHVQPQQQPQYGGYGMPYYFYQQSFPYGQPQYGMAGQYPYQVPKAAYNYYQPQQAGQAGQQGGHQSQSLQNDDSSSASAANAQQGQQNATSGQQSHAAAAQAQAAAQAQFQQYYQLQQQAAANQQGMPYGYSGYDYTSQTSRGFY from the coding sequence ATGTCACAGCAGTATAAGAGGAAtaataaatccaagaagTCTCACGTGGATTCGGAGACCAAATTCAAGCTAGATACTCTGACGGAGTTGTTCCCAGACTGGACTAATGATGACTTAATTGATTTAGTGAATGAGTTTGAGGATCTGGAAACAATTATAGACAAGATTGCAACTGGCGCTGTAACAAAGTGGGATGAGGTAAAGAAACCGTCCAAGAAGGACAGACAACAACATAAGGAACAAACACTGGCACAACACTTTAGTACGACTACGGAAGGAGAACAAATAAATGCGACGCCTGCGTCTAGTACAACTTTTAGTCAGTCCTCACAGCCTCAGGTACAACAGCAGAGAGCACATCATCTTGCCAGTCATACGAACAGCAGCGCTAAGTCATTTTCGAGACAGAGCAGTAAGTTCAATAACAATCAACGATCATCTAAGCATCAACATCAGAAGAAGAGTAAGGTTCCTAAGGAAAATTTCAAGCCGGCGACACAACCTTCCAAAACTGCAGCTTCGAGCACCTCATGGGCAGCTATGTTATCAAAGAAGGAAGAACAGAAGGTTCAGCCTAATGAGGAAAATTCTGTGGAAGAATCATCTGAGACACCTGAGGAAGCTCTAAAAGGCGGTTCACAGCTGGACAAACCCGCCGACGATCAAGTATTGGCCGCTGCTTCTGTAACGACATCACATCAACAACCGCAACAACAGCTAGATAATTCAGAGCAGAAGCCGAAGAAAATGACATGGGCCGCCATAGCATCTAAGCCACCAAAGCATGCTGAAGTCGGCGCAAAGAAGCAGGACCCATTAGATGATGTTaaaaagttgaagaaggCTATCAACCAGATTGCCGTGGAAGATTCTAATGCTGAGGTTTCTGAATCTGCTATAAATGTTGAAGAGAATAACTATACATCCCAGGAGGTTAGGGAAGAACCTGCCAACAAGGGAGAATCCTCCAGACATAACGCTGCGGATGAAGCCTTCAACACATCACCAGTAATTACTACAAAGGAAACTAATGTATCTTCTACAACTTCTGTCAACACTTCTGAGCCTGCAGCTAAGGACAAACATGTTAATGCCTCTGTAGCTGCAACTGCACCTGTCTCGTTGCCAGCTGAAGCTAGCCACCAAGCCCCACAACAGGTTTCTTTTGGCTCTCAAGAAAAGGAACAGGTATCTCAACAACCTGCTGCTCAACAGTCACAACAGCAAGCCCCACAACATGGTTACTACCAAGATCAATACACGCAGCAGGTACCACAACAAGCTCAAGCTCAAGCTGCTCAAGCTGCTCAAGCTCAACAGTATTACATGAACCACCAATTCCCAGGCTACACCTACCCAGGTATGTTTGACTCCCAATCCGGTTACCCAGTATACAACCAGCAACAGTTTGGGGCTGCTCCTCAACAAGGCCAGCAGGCTCAAAATGGTCAGACTAACCAGCAAACTTCCTCTCAATCccagcaacaacagcaacaacaacagcagcagcaataCGGTATTCCTCCAGGTTACGGCCAAGCTGGTGAACTAGCTGCTCAGTCCCCTGTTAGTTCGCATGTCCAACCACAACAGCAACCACAATATGGGGGCTATGGTATGCCATATTACTTTTACCAGCAATCTTTCCCATATGGTCAACCACAATACGGCATGGCAGGTCAATACCCATACCAAGTCCCAAAGGCAGCATACAACTACTACCAGCCTCAGCAAGCAGGCCAAGCAGGCCAACAAGGAGGTCACCAATCGCAATCTTTGCAGAATGATGACTCCTCCTCCGCATCAGCCGCTAATGCCCAACAAGGTCAGCAAAACGCTACTTCAGGGCAACAGTCTCACGCTGCAGCTGCTCAGGCCCAAGCAGCTGCCCAGGCACAATTCCAACAATATTACCAATTGCAACAACAGGCAGCAGCTAACCAACAAGGTATGCCTTACGGTTATTCTGGTTACGACTACACCTCCCAAACTTCCAGAGGCTTCTACTGA